One genomic window of Polyangium aurulentum includes the following:
- the alr gene encoding alanine racemase, with translation MSSLHASESSLATDVVHFEGPGRGAVRVLRPRRAAPADAVRPTRAEVNLAHLRHNLRVIERALAEGTTSKPPAVWGVLKADAYGHGAAAVARTLERAGIPGLCVALLEEAVELRDAGIRIPILVMGGYYGPRREGLEEVLARDLVPVVYDAGQIERISSLARFEGDGRPVRVHLKVDTGMGRLGVPLSELDQVLDVLASRPEIRLDGLMTHLACADSDEIEPTVEQLRLFEQAERRVRARGFSPRFRHAANSAGMIRLPSARLDAVRPGIALFGVSPVRGLSSELKPVIRIRTETVALRSVAAGEAIGYGHTWRASRPSVIATVPMGYADGLDRQLSNRGHALVRGRRAPIAGTVSMDLTMIDVTDIPGARIGDEVVFLGAQEGPLGRDVITANEIAEQTGTIPWEVMTSISRRVPRFYREP, from the coding sequence ATGTCCTCGCTCCACGCCTCCGAAAGCTCCCTGGCCACGGACGTCGTTCACTTCGAAGGTCCCGGACGCGGCGCCGTCCGGGTCCTGCGACCGCGAAGGGCCGCGCCCGCCGACGCCGTTCGACCGACGCGCGCCGAGGTGAACCTCGCTCACCTGCGGCACAACCTGCGCGTGATCGAGCGCGCGCTCGCAGAGGGCACGACGTCGAAGCCGCCCGCGGTCTGGGGCGTGCTCAAGGCGGACGCGTACGGGCATGGCGCTGCGGCCGTCGCGCGCACGCTCGAGCGCGCGGGCATCCCGGGGCTGTGCGTGGCCCTGCTCGAGGAAGCCGTGGAGCTGCGCGACGCGGGCATCCGCATCCCCATCCTCGTGATGGGCGGCTACTACGGTCCGCGCCGCGAAGGGCTCGAGGAGGTCCTCGCGCGCGATCTCGTGCCGGTCGTCTACGACGCGGGCCAGATCGAGCGCATCTCGTCGCTCGCGCGCTTCGAGGGCGACGGCCGCCCGGTGCGCGTGCACCTCAAGGTCGACACCGGCATGGGCCGCCTCGGCGTGCCCCTGTCCGAGCTCGATCAAGTGCTCGACGTGCTCGCGAGCCGCCCCGAGATCCGCCTCGATGGCCTGATGACGCACCTCGCGTGCGCCGACAGCGACGAGATCGAGCCGACGGTCGAGCAGCTTCGCCTCTTCGAGCAAGCCGAGCGCCGCGTGCGCGCGCGTGGCTTCTCGCCGCGCTTCCGGCACGCGGCCAACAGCGCCGGCATGATCCGACTTCCGTCTGCGCGCCTCGACGCCGTGCGCCCCGGCATCGCCCTCTTCGGCGTCTCGCCCGTGCGCGGCCTGTCATCCGAGCTCAAGCCCGTGATCCGCATCCGCACCGAGACCGTGGCGCTGCGCTCGGTCGCGGCGGGCGAGGCGATTGGCTACGGGCACACGTGGCGCGCGTCGCGCCCGAGCGTGATCGCGACGGTGCCGATGGGCTACGCAGACGGGCTCGATCGACAGCTCTCGAACCGCGGTCACGCGCTCGTGCGCGGCCGGCGAGCGCCGATCGCGGGCACCGTGTCGATGGACCTGACGATGATCGACGTGACGGACATCCCCGGCGCGCGCATCGGCGACGAGGTCGTCTTCCTCGGCGCGCAGGAAGGCCCGCTCGGCCGTGATGTGATCACCGCGAACGAGATCGCCGAGCAGACCGGGACGATTCCGTGGGAGGTGATGACGAGCATCTCCCGACGCGTGCCGCGCTTCTACCGCGAGCCGTAG